In Massilia sp. METH4, the genomic window GTCAGGCTGTTCATTTTCGACGTCGACGGCGTGCTGACCGACGGCGGCCTGCACTACGGCGCCGAAGGCGAGGCGTTCAAGACGTTCAACGTGCAGGACGGCCTGGGCATCAAGCTGTTGCAGGAAGCGGGCATCCTCACCGGCATCATCAGCGCGCGCCGTTCGCCGCAGGTGACGGCGCGCGCCAAGGACCTGGCGATCGAATTCGTGCACCAGGGCGGGCATGACAAGCTCACGCCGTTCAAGGCGCTGCTGGCCCAGCTGAACCTTTCCGAGGAGCAGGTGGGGTTCATCGGCGACGACGTGGTCGATCTACCCATCCTGTCGCGCGTCGGTTTCGCCGTGGCGGTGCCGAACGCGCGCCCGGAAGTGCTCACGCGCGTGCATCACGTGACGGAAAACCGTGGCGGCCATGGCGCCGTGCGCGAAGTGTGCGAATTCGTGATGCGTGCGCAAGGCAGTTACGAGCGCGTGATGGCCCAGTTCCTGGGCTGACGTTTCAAGGAGAAGCCATGCGCAACCAGCGAACCGCCCACCGCTACCGGCTGTCGATCGGCATGATGCTCGCGCTGTTCGGCGCGCTGGGCTCGTTCTGGCTCGTCCAGATGATGGATCGGGCCGGCGGAGAAATGGAGGCGGGCATCAAGGTCGACGAGCCGGATTACATCGTGGAGCGCTTCTCGTTCGTGCGCATGACGAAGACCGGCCAGCCCAGCTACATCATTTCAGGCGACAAGCTGACGCACCGGCCGTCCGACGATTCGTCGGAGGTCGAGAAGCCGGTGGTGCGCAGCCTGTCGGGCGACAAGCCGCCGATGGACATCCGCGCCGAGCGTGCCCGCGTTGACCAGGACAATGCGCGCGTGACGTTGACGAAGAACGTGAACATCCACCGCGCCGCCGCGCCGAACGCACGGGACATGACGCTGACGACGGAAAAGCTGACGATTTATCCCGACGAGGACCGCATGGAAACGGACCAGCCGGTGCGGATGCAGAGCGGCGGCGCCACCGCCACCGGCGTGGGCATGCAGGCCAACAATGCCACCCGCCAGTTGCAGCTGGGGCGCGGCACGATCGTGTATCCACCCCGGGCGCGGCAATAGACAAATAGGAATCGAAGATGAAGAAACTCATACTGTCGGCGTTACTGCTGCTGGGAGCGGCGGGGTTCGCGGCGGCCGAGAAGGCCGACTCGTACAAGCCCACGGAAATCAACTACGGCCGCCTGGACGCGGACGACGTCAAGCAGGTGTACACCTTCACCGGCGACGTGACGCTCACCCGCGGCACGCTGCGCATGAAGGCCGACAAGGCGGTGGTGACCTACACGCCGGACGGCTACCAGCTGGCCACCCTGACCGGCGGCGGCAAGAAGGTGACCTTCCGCCAGAAGCGCGACGGCGAGGGCGACCAGTGGATGGAAGGCGAGGCCGACCGCATCGAATACGATGAAAAGGGCGAGCTGGTGAAGATGTATTCGAAGGCGAAAATCCGCCGCCTCGAAGGCAGCAAGCCGAGCGACGAGGTCGAGGGCGAATTCATCTCCTACGACAGCCGCCGCGAATTCTTCAGCGTGCGCAATACCAGCACGGGTAACGACAAGCCGGGCGCGGGCCGCGGCACGATGGTGATCCAGCCGAAACGCACGGCGCCGCCGCCGGCCGGCACCACCCAACCGCCGGCCGCGCCGGCAGCGGGGGACTGATGGACGGAGCGCAACAGAATTGCAGCACGCTGATCGTGCGTGGCTTGCAAAAGAGCTATGGCAAGCGGCAGGTGGTGCACGACGTGTCTTTGCAGCTGGCGTGCGGCGAAGTGGTGGGCCTGCTGGGTCCGAACGGCGCGGGCAAGACCACGTCGTTCTACATGATCGTGGGCCTCGTCGCCTCGGACGCCGGCACCATCGACCTCGACGGTACCGACATCTCGACGCTGCCGATCCACAAGCGCGCCACGCTCGGCCTGTCCTACCTGCCGCAGGAAGCCTCCGTGTTCCGCAAGCTGACGGTGGAGGACAATATCCGTGCCGTGCTGGAGATCCAGAAGGTCAATGGCAAGGCCTTGCCGAAGGCCGACATCGATGCGCGGCTGAACGCGCTGCTGGCCGACCTGCAGATCGAGAAGCTGCGCGAGAACACGGCGCTGTCGCTGTCCGGCGGCGAGCGGCGCCGCGTGGAAATCGCCCGCGCGCTGGCCACCAACCCGCGTTTCGTGCTGCTCGACGAGCCGTTCGCCGGCGTGGACCCGATCGCGGTGATCGAAATCCAGCGCATCGTGCGCTTCCTGAAGGAGCGTGGCATCGGCGTATTGATCACGGATCACAACGTGCGCGAAACGCTGGGCATCTGCGACCGGGCGTATATCATCAATCAGGGCAGCGTACTGGCTTCCGGCCGGCCGGACGACATCATTGCCGACGAATCCGTGCGCCGCGTTTATCTGGGTGAACATTTCCGCATGTGATCCACCATTTCCAGCCCTTGAACGCAGCCCTTGAACGTTATTGATCAGCCATGAAACAGTCTTTGCAACTGCGCACTTCCCAGCATCTCGCGCTGACGCCGCAACTGCAGCAGTCGATCCGGCTGCTGCAATTGTCCACGCTGGAGCTGCACCAGGAACTGGAACAGCTGCTGACCGATAACCCCCTGCTCGAGCGGCTCGACGATCCGCTCGACCGCTCGGTGCGCCTGCTGGCCGATGGCGCGATCAATACCTCGCAGGGCGGCACCGAGGCGCCGCCGGAGGGCGGCCCGGCGCACGACGCGCCGGCCGCGCCGGAACCGGAGGCGTATGACGGCGGCGATGGCGAAGGGCTGGCCACCGGCGACCTCGACTGGGGCAGCGCCGGCAGCGGCAAGGGCCCGGACGACGACGATGCCCGCCCGCAGCTGGAAGCGAGCCACCGCAGCCTGCGCGAGCACCTGATGGAGCAGATGCGCGTCACGGTCCTCGAATCCCGCGATCGCGCCCTGGTGGAACTGATCATCGACGCGCTGGACGACAACGGCTATCTCGAAGAGAGCCTGGAAGAGATCCATGAACGCTTGCCGGAAGAGCTGGAAATCGAGATCGACGAGTTGCGCACGGCCCTGAAACTGCTGCAGAGCTTCGACCCGCCCGGCATCGGCGCCCGCAACGCCTCCGAATGCCTGGCGCTGCAGATCCGGCGCATGCCGAACGTGCCGCTGGTGACCCGCCGCATGGCGCTGTGCATCGTCGAAAAACACCTGCAATGGTTCGCCCAGCGCGACTTCAACAAGCTCAAGAAGGCGCTCGATTGCGATGACGAAGACTTGCGAGAGGCGCAGGCCGTGATTCGCCAATGCAATCCGCATCCGGGCGCCGCCTTCGCACCCGACGTGTCAGACTATGTGGTACCGGACGTGGTGGTGAAGAAAGGACGCAACGGCTGGGTCGTCACACTGAACAACGACGTGATGCCGCGCCTGCGTGTCAATGCGCTGTATGCCAGCCTGCTCAAGCAGGGCAAGGGCGAATCGCAGATGAGCGCCCAGTTGCAGGAAGCCAAGTGGCTCATCAAGAACATGCGCCAGCGCTTCGACACCATCCTCCGCGTGGCCCAGGCCATCGTCGAGCGGCAGAAGAACTTTTTCTCGCATGGCGCTGTGGCAATGAGGCCCCTTGTGTTGCGCGAGATTGCTGATACACTGGGCCTGCACGAGAGCACTATCTCTCGGGTAACAACTCAAAAATACATGCTGACCCCTCACGGCATGTTTGAGTTGAAGTACTTTTTTGGCAGCCATGTCGCAACCGAAGCTGGTGGGGAAGCTTCCTCGACTGCGATCAGGGCGCTGATTGTGCAATTCACAGGAGCCGAAGACCCGAAGAACCCTTTATCCGACAGTAAGATTGCGGACATGCTGGGTGAACAAGGCATGGTGATTGCACGGCGCACCGTCGCCAAGTATCGCGAAGCATTGAAAATCCCTCCAGTCAGCCTCCGCAAGTCTTTGTAGTCACTCTTTGCTTTTCATGCAGTGCATGGGTTCCTCTGCGCCGCCGTCTTGATTGGTGGAGACCGCACGAACCTGTAAATATTTCTTTAGGAGTGTGTGTATGAATCTGACTATCAGTGGACACCATATCGACGTTACCCCTGCCATTCGCGAGTATGTGCAGAACAAGCTGGAACGCGTTAGACGCCATTTCGATCAGCTGATCGATGTAAGTGTGATCCTGAGTGTAGATAATCTCACCGAGAAAGAAAAAAGGCAGAAGGCGGAAATCAATCTGCGCATGTCGGGCAAAACGGTATTCGTCGAAAGCGTCGCGCAAGACTTGTATGCGGCCATCGACACGCTGATCGACAAGCTGGACCGCCAGGTCATGAAGCACAAGGATAAAGTGCAGAACCACAATCACGAAACCATCAAGCACCTGAGCGAGAGCGAGATCCCCGCGTCGCCCGCATAACGACGGGCGCAGGTCTGCTGCAACAAAAGGGCGCGCGATGCGCCCTTTGTTATGTCAGCACTGAAGGATTTATGCCACACCCTTCGCATCCATGGCTAGAATGAGGCCAATAACGACAACGATGCGAGACACCATGACCGACCACGTCCATACGAAGGTGCGCAACGGCACCGGCTTCATCACACTCGACCGTCCCAAGGCATTGAACTCGCTGTCGCTCGACATGATCCGGACGATCACGGGCACGCTGCTGTCCTGGCGCGACGACGATGACATTGCCGCCGTCGTCATCCGCAGCACTACCGAGAAGGCCTTGTGCGCGGGCGGCGATATCCGCTTCTTCCATGCCGCCGGCAGCGCCACGCCGCAGGGCGGCAGTGCCCAGATCGAGGATTTCTTCACCGAGGAATATGCGCTGAACTATGTCGTGCACTGCTTCCCCAAACCGTATGTCGCCGTGATGGATGGCGTGGTGATGGGCGGCGGCATGGGCATTGCGCAGGGCGGCCCGCAATGCGGCGTGCGCGTGGTGACGGACCGCACGCGCCTGGCGATGCCCGAGGTAAACATCGGCCTGTTCCCCGACGTGGGCGGCAGCTACTTCCTGTCGCGCGCGCCCGGCAAGCTCGGCATTTACCTGGCGTTGACCGCCGTCACGATCGGCGCGGCCGATGCGCTGTATTGCAAGCTGGCGGACCATTACGTGCCCGCGCCCGAGCTGCCACTGCTGGCCGACCTGGTCGGTTCCACGGCCGGCGCCGGCCTGCGCGAGGCGGTCGCCATGTTCGCCCGCCCGCTGCGCGAGGAAGCGGGCCCGTCGGAATTGCAGGCGCACCGCGCACTGATCGACGACCATTTCTCGCAGCATTCCGTGCTGGACATCGTCGCCTCGCTGCGCCGCGACGATCACCCGTTCGCGCAGAAGACACTGGCCGCGATGGAACGCCGCTCGCCGCTGATGATGCGCGTCACGCTCGAGATGATCCGGCGCGGCGCCACGATGGGCATTGCCGACTGCCTGCGCATGGAACGCAACCTGGTGCGACGCACCTTCGAGCACGGCGAGGTGATCGAAGGCGCGCGCGCGCTCGTCATCGATAAGGACCATGCGCCGCGCTGGAATCCACCCACGCTGGAAGCGGTGACGGACGAGATGGTGGCGCGCTTCTTTGAGCCGGCCTGGCCTTCGTGGGCCCATCCGTTGCGGCACCTGTGAGGCCGTCTTGGACCGCCGCGCATTCCTGACATGGACCGCCGCTGCGCTGGCGCTGCCGGCTCGCGCCGACGAGGCCGCCGAGCCGGTGCTGCTGGTAGACCACCACCAGCACCTGTTCAGCCCGGCAATGGCGCGGCTGCTCGACACGGGCGCGGGCGGACCGCCCGCGATCGCGGGGAAGGACGTGATCGCGCTGCTCGACACCGCCGGCATCCGGCGCGCCGCGCTGCTGTCCGTGGCCTATGTGTGGGGCAGCCCGGCGCGCAAGATCGACGACGAGTACACCAAGGTGCGCGCCGAGAACGACTTCAACGGCGCGCAGGCGGCGCTGTACCCGGACCGGCTGCGCGCGTTCTGCAGCTTCAATCCGCTGAAGAATTACGCGCTGGAAGAACTGGAACGGTGCGCGGCGCTGCCCGACCTGAAGCATGGCATCAAACTACACTTCGGCAATTCAGACGTGCAGCTGGACGTGCCCGAGCATGTGGCGCGCCTGCGGCAGGTGTTCGCCGCGGCCAATGCGAAGAAGATGGCGATCGTCGTGCACATGCGCGCGTCGGTGTCGAAGCGGCGCCCGTACGGCGCCGCGCAGGCACGCATCTTCCTGGATGAGCTGCTACCCGCCGCGCCGGACGTGACGGTACAGGTGGCCCACCTCGCCGGCACCGGCCCCGGCTATGACGATCCACCGTCCGACGAGGCGGTGGGGGTACTGGCCGAAGCCGTGGCCGCGCATGATGCGCGTACGAAACGGTTGTGGTTCGACGTGGCCACCATGGCCAATCCTGAGATCACGCCGCCGCAGCGGGAAAAGCTGGCCCGGCGCATCCGCCAGATCGGTGCGGACCGGGTGCTGTTCGGCTCTGACGCGGCGGCCGGCAAGAACCTGCGGCCGCGCGAGAGCTGGGCCGCCTTCCGGCAGCTGCCGTTGACGGAGGCGGAGTTCAAGCGAATTGCGGGGAATGTGGCGCCGTACATGAGGTAGCGGCTTGAGGGTGAACGCTGCGGCGAGGGGACCACTTGGTGTCAGGCACCTTTTTCTTCCAGAAAAAGGTGCCTGACACCGGTTTTCCTACGCCAACTAACTTTGTTCCCTATGCCTTAGCACCACCCGCTCCGTCGGATTGAAATGCCGCGCCAGCCGCTCCGCCATGTAGACGGAGCGATGCTGCCCGCCCGTGCACCCGATGGCTACCGTCAGGTAACTGCGATTGTCGCTCTTGAATGCGGGCAGCCATTTCTCGATGAATGCGCGGATGTCGGCGAACATTTCCTCGGCACTCGGCTGGGCGTCGAGGAAGGCGATCACGGGGGCGTCCCGGCCGTTCAAGGGACGCAGGGCCAGGTCGTAGTAGGGATTCGGGATCGCGCGCACGTCGAAGACGAAGTCGGCATCCTGCGGCACGCCCACCTTGAACGCGAACGATTCGAAGAACAGCGTCAGCGGGGCGTTCTCGCTTTCGACGAGTTCCTTGATCCACGCGCGCAGCTTGTTAGCCGAGATTTCCGACGTGTCGATCACATGCCCCAGCTGCTCGATCGCGGAGAGGCGTTCCCGTTCCTCGCCGATGCACTCGATCAGCGTGCGCCGCGCGGCCGGATTCTGGCCGGGGCGGAGTTCATGCGACAGGGGGTGGCTGCGGCGCGTTTCCGAGAAACGGGCAACGAGCGAATGGGTATTCGCGGTGAGGAACATGATCTTCACGTCATGCCCCAGTTCGCGCAGCTTGCGCACGTCTCCCGGCAGGCTCGCCAGCGACGCGGCACTGCGCGCATCCACCGCCACGGCCAGCGCGGCCGTGCCTTCCTCGGCCAGTGTGGCGACGAGGTTGGCCAGCAGGGCTGGCGGCAGGTTATCCACGCAGTAGTAGCCGGTGTCTTCGAGAACGTTCAGGGCCACCGATTTGCCCGAGCCGGAAATGCCGGTAATGAGAACGATACGCATGCGCGCATGATACCTGAAAACGCGGCTGGCACGATGGGCGCTTCAACGCCGCCAGAAACGGTCGAGCAAAGGTGTCACGCTGGTGCCATGCACCACGATCGACAGCATGATGACGGCGATGGTGATGCTCGTCAGGCTGCGCGCCAGCGGTTCCGGCAAGCCATGGTTGATCGCATACATCAGGTAGTACAGCGAGCCGATGCCGCGCACGCCGAACCAGGCAATGATCGCCCGGCCCTCCGTATTGCCGGGACGGAGCACGAGCAGCACGCTGAGCGGCCGGGCCACGAGGAACAGGAACAGCGCGGTGGCCCAGCCGCGCCAGTCGGCGTACCAGTCCACGGCAGCGCCCCCGAGCAGCAGCACGAGCGTCAGCTCGGACAGGCGCTCCAGGTGTTCCTTGAACAGCAGCGAGTTCGCCGAAATGGTGTCCTGCGCCGGTGCGATGCCGTTCCCGGTCTGCACCGTCTTGCCGATGCGTGCCGCCAGGGTCAGCTCCGCCTGGCGCAGCGCGACGCCGGCCGCGAACACGGCAAGGAAGCCCCAGGCGCCGGCCGCGACCGCCAAACCATACGAGACGGCGATGAGGCCCAGTCCCATCAAGTCGTCAAGGACTTCGTGGCCGGGCCGGTAGAGGCGCAGCCTGTGGCTGAGCCGCGCAAGACCTGCGCCGCAGGCACCGCCGATCGCGATGCCGCCGACCGTTCCCCACAGCACCTCCAGGCCCAGCCAGTGCAGGCCGTATGGCCCCAGGTCGTGCAGGCCGAGCAAGCCCAGGCCGAGCATCACGAACGGGAAAGCGCTGCCGTCATTCATGCCCGCCTCGCAGCTCAGTGCGAAGCGCAGCGGGTCCTTGTCGCCGGCGTGGCGCAGCTGGACGTCGCTGGCGAGCACCGGGTCGGTGGGGGCCAGAGTCGCCCCCAGCAGGACGCCAACCCCGAGCGGCAAGCCCAGCACGTAGTAGCAGAACAGGGTGATGAGGAGGACCGAGATCGCCATCGCCAGCCACGCCAGGCGGATCGGTGGCATCCAGCGCCGCCGCGTGACCGGCACAGGCATCTTGATGCCCGCCGAGAACAGCGAAATCAGCACGGCCACCTCGGTCAGCACCTCGAGCAGCGGTGCTTCCGCGATGGGGTCGTAGGAAAAAATATGCAAGCCGAGCGGCCCCAGCACCAGGCCGACGGCCAGGTAGATCATCGCGGAGGTGAAGGGGAGGTGGGCGATCGGCGTTCCCCACAGTCCGCGTGCCAGCATCAGGAGGCCGATCAGCAGGAACCACTGGTAAGTCGCCATGGGGGGAACCGGAAGCCGAAGGCCCGATGTTAGCGGGTGTCACCCCGGCGTGGCGCCAGCGAGGCATCTGCCTTGCGACGCTGCACACGAGCCTCGCAAGGCAGATCGTCTTGGCAGCAGGTCAGGCGCCAGGCTCGGACCAGGCCGTGGTGTCAGGCCGTGGTGTCGGACACGTTTTTCCGGGCATTATCCGGAAAAAGGTGTACGACACCGGTTGTCCGACGATGCATCAAGGGAGAACCGGTGTCGTACACCATTTCCTGCGGAAATGGTGTACGACACCAAGCCCGACGTTGCGATGAAGGGGACTTCAGTCCCCGCTCATTGCCTGCCGTTGGTGGAGCAGGAATTCGCCGAGCCTGCTCGGCGCTGGGGAACGGTGCCCGCTTGTAAGCGGGCACTCCTTGGCAACGTTGCGATGAAGGGGACTTCAGTCCCCGCTCATTGCCTGCCGTTGCCGCTCCATGAACTCCTGCAAGGTATCGATACCGCGCAGCTGCAGGATGGTATTGCGCACGGCCGCCTCCAGCAGCACGGCGATGTTGCGGCCGGCCGCGACGGGGATCACGACCTTGCGGATCGGCAGGCCCAGCACGTCTTCCGTCGGGAACTGGAAGGGCAGGCGCTCCACTTCTTCCTCGAGCGCCGAGCGGCGCACGAGGTGGACGATCAACTTCAGGCGCATCTTGCGGCGCACGGCCGTTTCGCCGAAGATTGCCTTGATGTCCAGCAGGCCCAGGCCGCGCACTTCGAGCAGGTTCTGCAGCAGGGGCGGGCAACGGCCCTCGATCATGTTCGGCGCGATGCGGGAAAATTCGACCGCGTCGTCCGCCACCAGGCCGTGGCTGCGCGAAATCAGTTCCAGCCCCAGCTCGCTCTTGCCGAGCCCGGAATCGCCGGTGATCAGCACGCCGACCCCGAGCACGTCCATGAACACGCCGTGCATGATGATGCGCTGCGCCAGCTTCTTCGACAGGTACACGCGCAGGAAGTCGATCACCTGCGCGGCGGGCAGCGGCGTGGAGAACAGGGGGATGTTCTTTTCATCGCAGATCGCAAGGATGTCCGGCGGCGTTTCCAGTCCCTGCGCCACGATCAGCGCCGGCGGGCCACCGGCGATCAGCTCGCCGATCACATGGGCCCGGGTGAGCGCCTTCAGCCGGTGGTAATAATTGATTTCCTGGTGGCCGAACACCTGGATGCGGCCCGGGTGGATCGTGTTCAGGTGGCCCACCTGGTCGGCGGCCGAAGCGGCGTCACCGGAGATCGTGCGCTCGCCGCCGGGAAAGCCCGCGAACCAGCCCAGTTGCAGAGATTCCCGATTGTCGTCGTACAGGCGCTGGATCGTCAGGGGGCTTTGCAGCATGGGCTGTTCTTATTGGATGGAAACGCGGAGCCCGTTCAGCCGGCGGCCTGCAGGCTGGGCTGCCAGTTGACGATGCGGCGATGCACGGAACGGGGATCGGGATCGGTGGACAGCGCCTGGCGGAATGCATCGTCCGAGAACATTTCCGCGATCTCGGAAAGGATTTCCAGGTGCTGCTGCGTCACGTGATCGGGGATCAGCAGGAAGAACAGCAGGTTCACCGGCTTGCCGTCCGGCGATTCGAACGGAATCGGTTCGGCCAGCCGCACGAACGCTGCCAGCGGCGATTTCAGGCTTTTCGCCCCCTTGACCCGGCCGTGCGGCACGGCGACACCATGGCCCAACCCCGTCGAACCCAGCCGTTCACGGGCAAACAGATTGTCCGAAACGGTCGAGCGGGCGATACCGCAATTGTTCTCGAAGATCAGGCCTGCTTGCTCGAAAGCGCGCTTCTTGCTGGAGACTTCCAGGTCCAGTTGAACGTTCTCGGGCGAAAGGATTTTACTCAGGTTGTTCATAACGCGACGTAATTGGTGCGGCGCACAAAGATGGCTGGCGAGCAGAATTATAGGCCTCTTTCCGTGCCGTGTAACCCGAAATTGCTCGGACCGGGAACGGCGCCGCGCCGCCGGTCGACCCACCTTGCACGCGCTGGAATGTAGCCGACATGGCAAGCGATGCTCCAGGCGCTATTTCCACGTTCAAACAAATGGGAGCGCCGCTTATTCGCTCGTGCAAACCCTGTTTAGCCAATTATTGCGCGTTTCGGCCGAACGCGCTGCGGGGAAGCTGAAGCTGAGCATACTTTCACAATGGATACTTTGTGATGGCTCAATTATTGTCGTGCGTTGCGTAAATTCGACGGCCTTCCAGCCTTCGTGAAGTTGCTGCGCCAGGGATTGATGTCGAGGCCGCCACGGCGGGTATACCGGGCATAGACCGTCAGGTGCGAAGGTTTGCATTCGCGCATGATGTCCACGAAGATCCGCTCCACGCACTGCTCGTGGAACTCGTTGTGCTCGCGAAAGCCGATCAGGTATTTCAGCAGGCTTTCCTGGTCGATCTGCGGTCCGGCATAGCTGATCTGCACGCTGCCCCAGTCCGGCTGGCCCGTGACGAGGCAGTTCGATTTCAGGAGGTGCGACACGAGCGTTTCCTCGACGGGCGCTTCCTCGAAATTGGCCTTCAGGATCGTGGGCTGCGGCGAGTAATTGTCGACTTCGATATCGAGGCGGTCCAGCAGCAGGCCTTCCAGCTCGCCCATCTCCAGCTTGCCGAAATCTTCCTGCATCGTCAGCACCACGTGCACGTTCGCGCCGGTGGCGGCCGACAGGTCCTGTTGCAGCAGGTCGCGCAGCGCTTCCGGTCCACCCAGCCGCG contains:
- the queF gene encoding NADPH-dependent 7-cyano-7-deazaguanine reductase QueF (Catalyzes the NADPH-dependent reduction of 7-cyano-7-deazaguanine (preQ0) to 7-aminomethyl-7-deazaguanine (preQ1) in queuosine biosynthesis), with the protein product MSNSPEQSPLGKNSAYRTDYAPELLFPIPRVGKRDELGLSGTLPFFGVDIWNAYELSWLNMRGKPQVAVARFTVPADSPNIIESKSFKLYLNSFNQTRLGGPEALRDLLQQDLSAATGANVHVVLTMQEDFGKLEMGELEGLLLDRLDIEVDNYSPQPTILKANFEEAPVEETLVSHLLKSNCLVTGQPDWGSVQISYAGPQIDQESLLKYLIGFREHNEFHEQCVERIFVDIMRECKPSHLTVYARYTRRGGLDINPWRSNFTKAGRPSNLRNARQ